Proteins encoded by one window of Arachis hypogaea cultivar Tifrunner chromosome 1, arahy.Tifrunner.gnm2.J5K5, whole genome shotgun sequence:
- the LOC112708277 gene encoding transcriptional corepressor LEUNIG isoform X1: MSHANWEADKMLDVYIYDYLMKRQLHASARAFQAEGNVSTDPVAIDAPSGFLFEWWSVFWDIYIARTDQKHSEAAAIYSKTQQSKARELQKHQEQELQNPNQRQQMQMQLYMQRYAQQQEQEQQLQEQRQQQLRAQLVSGSSIRPINNDPSIRQKRATSNAMATRVYEDRLKLPLQRDDLDDVALKQKGSGNVGQLLDPNHASLLKGVAVTTGGQATGQTSLGAPNILQGSLQQVQNQNQHLPGSLDMKSDMNPMVRPQAVIPDGSFVGGHGSNQGCSNLTLKGWPLAGLDQLRSEFLQQNNLMQPPHSLNHLSVQQQLILQAQQHAVGSPSATDFENRRLRMLLNNPNMGLVKDGRPNSAYDSIPNVLAAQVCSPMLTHPDTDMFLKQQMQNSSHQLQQHLQHPPSNQQLQNLQRQGKIGSGSNTQDGCMSTLQGNDQASKTQVGRKRKQASSSGPANSSGTATTTGPSTSSPSTPSTQTLGDVPNLQQNVPSSKSLLMFGTDSLGSLTSAQNQLADMDCLIGDGTFSDNVESLFSADDADPRDKIGKEFSFKETKCVMASTHKVECCHFSSDGKLFATGGHDKKVSLWCTESFNLKSTLDEHTQLITDVRFSSSRTSRLATSSADKTVRIWDTENPGYSLRTFTGHGSTVMSLDFHPSKDDLIFSCDNNEIRYWSIKNDGCAGVYKGGVTQMRFQPRLGRLLAAAVDNLISIIDVETLGCTLKLQGHNNLVRSVCWNSSGKYLASLSDDLVRVWTVGSSSKGECIHELNASRNKFNTCAFHPFYPFLIIGCNEAIELWDFVQNKTLTLAAHEKLVSSLAVSSVNGLVASTSHDKHFKIWN; encoded by the exons ATGTCTCACGCCAACTGGGAAGCTGATAAAAT GCTGGATGTGTATATCTATGATTATCTGATGAAGAGGCAGTTGCATGCTTCTGCCAGGGCATTCCAGGCCGAAGGAAATGTGTCGACCGACCCTGTTG CAATAGATGCGCCTAGTGGTTTTCTCTTCGAGTGGTGGTCTGTTTTCTGGGACATATATATTGCAAGGACCGATCAGAAACACTCAGAAGCAGCAGCAATTTATAGCAAG ACCCAACAAAGTAAGGCTCGAGAACTGCAAAAACATCAAGAGCAAGAGCTTCAGAATCCAAATCAGAGACAACAAATGCAAATGCAGCTCTATATGCAGAGATATGCTCAGCAGCAGGAACAGGAGCAGCAGTTACAGGAGCAACGGCAGCAGCAGCTTAGGGCTCAGCTTGTTAGTGGCAGCAGTATCCGTCCTATTAACAATGATCCTTCAATCAGGCAGAAACGTGCAACTTCTAATGCTATGGCAACAAGAGTGTATGAGGACAGGTTGAAGTTGCCACTCCAGAGAGATGATTTAGATGATGTTGCTCTCAAG CAAAAGGGAAGTGGTAATGTTGGCCAGCTTCTGGACCCAAATCATGCCTCATTGTTGAAAGGAGTAGCAGTGACAACTGGTGGCCAGGCTACAGG TCAAACGTCTCTCGGTGCACCTAACATTTTACAAGGCAGTCTTCAACAAGTTCAAAATCAGAACCAGCATCTTCCAGGATCTCTG GACATGAAAAGTGATATGAATCCAATGGTTAGACCTCAAGCTGTTATACCAGATGGATCCTTTGTTGGTGGACATG GTTCAAATCAAGGTTGTAGCAATTTGACTCTGAAGGGATGGCCTCTAGCA GGACTGGATCAGCTTCGCTCAGAATTTCTTCAGCAGAATAATTTGATGCAGCCTCCACATTCTCTCAATCATCTTTCAGTGCAGCAGCAACTTATACTTCAGGCACAACAACATGCTGTAGGTTCCCCCTCTGCCACTGATTTTGAGAACAGAAGACTCAGGATGCTTCTTAATAATCCAAATATGGGTCTTGTGAAAGATGGACGACCGAATTCAGCATATGACTCAATTCCTAATGTGTTGGCTGCACAAGTGTGTTCTCCGATGTTGACTCATCCGGATACAGATATGTTCCTTAAG CAACAAATGCAAAACAGCAGTCACCAGCTTCAACAACATCTGCAGCATCCTCCTTCAAACCAGCAGTTGCAGAATCTCCAGCGGCAAGGAAAAATTGGTTCCGGGAGCAATACACAAGATGGGTGCATGTCCACCTTACAAGGAAATGATCAG GCTTCCAAAACTCAAGTTGGCCGAAAGCGAAAGCAAGCATCATCTTCTGGTCCTGCCAATAGTTCTGGAACAGCAACCACCACAGGACCATCTACCAGTTCACCTTCAACACCATCTACACAAACGCTCGGAGATGTGCCAAATCTGCAACAGAATGTTCCATCTTCCAAGTCATTGCTTATGTTTGGTACTGATAGCTTGGGATCACTTACATCGGCCCAAAATCAACTG GCTGATATGGACTGCCTTATTGGTGACGGAACTTTCAGTGACAATGTTGAGTCGCTCTTTTCTGCTGATGATGCAGACCCTAGAGATAAGATTGGCAAAG AATTCTCATTCAAAGAGACTAAATGTGTTATGGCAAGCACACATAAAGTTGAGTGTTGCCACTTCTCATCAGATGGAAAACTGTTTGCTACTGGTGGCCATGATAAAAAG GTATCTTTGTGGTGCACAGAATCGTTTAACCTGAAGTCGACACTAGATGAACATACTCAGTTGATAACCGATGTTCGATTTAGTTCTTCAAGGACATCGCGCCTTGCTACATCCTCAGCTGACAAAACTGTTCGGATTTGGGATACTGAAAAT CCTGGTTATTCTCTTCGAACATTCACAGGACATGGTTCAACTGTGATGTCACTAGACTTTCACCCTAGTAAAGACGACCTTATTTTCTCTTGTGACAATAATGAGATAAGATACTGGAGTATTAAAAACGATGGTTGTGCTGGGGTTTACAAG GGTGGCGTAACTCAGATGAGATTTCAACCTCGTTTGGGAAGGCTTCTTGCAGCTGCAGTAGATAATCTCATTTCCATTATTGATGTAGAAACCCTCGGTTGCACACTCAAATTACAG GGCCATAATAACCTTGTCCGTTCGGTTTGCTGGAACAGTTCTGGAAAATATCTAGCATCTCTTAGTGATGATCTTGTTAGGGTATGGACAGTTGGATCAAGTAGCAAAGGGGAGTGCATTCATGAACTCAATGCATCCAGGAACAAATTCAACACCTGTGCCTTCCACCCCTTCTATCCTTTTCTGATCATTGGCTGCAATGAA GCAATTGAGCTGTGGGACTTTGTTCAGAACAAGACATTGACACTGGCTGCTCATGAAAAGCTTGTATCATCCTTGGCAGTATCTAGTGTTAATGGTTTGGTTGCTTCAACTAGTCATGACAAGCATTTCAAGATCTGGAACTGA
- the LOC112708277 gene encoding transcriptional corepressor LEUNIG isoform X2 — MSHANWEADKMLDVYIYDYLMKRQLHASARAFQAEGNVSTDPVDAPSGFLFEWWSVFWDIYIARTDQKHSEAAAIYSKTQQSKARELQKHQEQELQNPNQRQQMQMQLYMQRYAQQQEQEQQLQEQRQQQLRAQLVSGSSIRPINNDPSIRQKRATSNAMATRVYEDRLKLPLQRDDLDDVALKQKGSGNVGQLLDPNHASLLKGVAVTTGGQATGQTSLGAPNILQGSLQQVQNQNQHLPGSLDMKSDMNPMVRPQAVIPDGSFVGGHGSNQGCSNLTLKGWPLAGLDQLRSEFLQQNNLMQPPHSLNHLSVQQQLILQAQQHAVGSPSATDFENRRLRMLLNNPNMGLVKDGRPNSAYDSIPNVLAAQVCSPMLTHPDTDMFLKQQMQNSSHQLQQHLQHPPSNQQLQNLQRQGKIGSGSNTQDGCMSTLQGNDQASKTQVGRKRKQASSSGPANSSGTATTTGPSTSSPSTPSTQTLGDVPNLQQNVPSSKSLLMFGTDSLGSLTSAQNQLADMDCLIGDGTFSDNVESLFSADDADPRDKIGKEFSFKETKCVMASTHKVECCHFSSDGKLFATGGHDKKVSLWCTESFNLKSTLDEHTQLITDVRFSSSRTSRLATSSADKTVRIWDTENPGYSLRTFTGHGSTVMSLDFHPSKDDLIFSCDNNEIRYWSIKNDGCAGVYKGGVTQMRFQPRLGRLLAAAVDNLISIIDVETLGCTLKLQGHNNLVRSVCWNSSGKYLASLSDDLVRVWTVGSSSKGECIHELNASRNKFNTCAFHPFYPFLIIGCNEAIELWDFVQNKTLTLAAHEKLVSSLAVSSVNGLVASTSHDKHFKIWN, encoded by the exons ATGTCTCACGCCAACTGGGAAGCTGATAAAAT GCTGGATGTGTATATCTATGATTATCTGATGAAGAGGCAGTTGCATGCTTCTGCCAGGGCATTCCAGGCCGAAGGAAATGTGTCGACCGACCCTGTTG ATGCGCCTAGTGGTTTTCTCTTCGAGTGGTGGTCTGTTTTCTGGGACATATATATTGCAAGGACCGATCAGAAACACTCAGAAGCAGCAGCAATTTATAGCAAG ACCCAACAAAGTAAGGCTCGAGAACTGCAAAAACATCAAGAGCAAGAGCTTCAGAATCCAAATCAGAGACAACAAATGCAAATGCAGCTCTATATGCAGAGATATGCTCAGCAGCAGGAACAGGAGCAGCAGTTACAGGAGCAACGGCAGCAGCAGCTTAGGGCTCAGCTTGTTAGTGGCAGCAGTATCCGTCCTATTAACAATGATCCTTCAATCAGGCAGAAACGTGCAACTTCTAATGCTATGGCAACAAGAGTGTATGAGGACAGGTTGAAGTTGCCACTCCAGAGAGATGATTTAGATGATGTTGCTCTCAAG CAAAAGGGAAGTGGTAATGTTGGCCAGCTTCTGGACCCAAATCATGCCTCATTGTTGAAAGGAGTAGCAGTGACAACTGGTGGCCAGGCTACAGG TCAAACGTCTCTCGGTGCACCTAACATTTTACAAGGCAGTCTTCAACAAGTTCAAAATCAGAACCAGCATCTTCCAGGATCTCTG GACATGAAAAGTGATATGAATCCAATGGTTAGACCTCAAGCTGTTATACCAGATGGATCCTTTGTTGGTGGACATG GTTCAAATCAAGGTTGTAGCAATTTGACTCTGAAGGGATGGCCTCTAGCA GGACTGGATCAGCTTCGCTCAGAATTTCTTCAGCAGAATAATTTGATGCAGCCTCCACATTCTCTCAATCATCTTTCAGTGCAGCAGCAACTTATACTTCAGGCACAACAACATGCTGTAGGTTCCCCCTCTGCCACTGATTTTGAGAACAGAAGACTCAGGATGCTTCTTAATAATCCAAATATGGGTCTTGTGAAAGATGGACGACCGAATTCAGCATATGACTCAATTCCTAATGTGTTGGCTGCACAAGTGTGTTCTCCGATGTTGACTCATCCGGATACAGATATGTTCCTTAAG CAACAAATGCAAAACAGCAGTCACCAGCTTCAACAACATCTGCAGCATCCTCCTTCAAACCAGCAGTTGCAGAATCTCCAGCGGCAAGGAAAAATTGGTTCCGGGAGCAATACACAAGATGGGTGCATGTCCACCTTACAAGGAAATGATCAG GCTTCCAAAACTCAAGTTGGCCGAAAGCGAAAGCAAGCATCATCTTCTGGTCCTGCCAATAGTTCTGGAACAGCAACCACCACAGGACCATCTACCAGTTCACCTTCAACACCATCTACACAAACGCTCGGAGATGTGCCAAATCTGCAACAGAATGTTCCATCTTCCAAGTCATTGCTTATGTTTGGTACTGATAGCTTGGGATCACTTACATCGGCCCAAAATCAACTG GCTGATATGGACTGCCTTATTGGTGACGGAACTTTCAGTGACAATGTTGAGTCGCTCTTTTCTGCTGATGATGCAGACCCTAGAGATAAGATTGGCAAAG AATTCTCATTCAAAGAGACTAAATGTGTTATGGCAAGCACACATAAAGTTGAGTGTTGCCACTTCTCATCAGATGGAAAACTGTTTGCTACTGGTGGCCATGATAAAAAG GTATCTTTGTGGTGCACAGAATCGTTTAACCTGAAGTCGACACTAGATGAACATACTCAGTTGATAACCGATGTTCGATTTAGTTCTTCAAGGACATCGCGCCTTGCTACATCCTCAGCTGACAAAACTGTTCGGATTTGGGATACTGAAAAT CCTGGTTATTCTCTTCGAACATTCACAGGACATGGTTCAACTGTGATGTCACTAGACTTTCACCCTAGTAAAGACGACCTTATTTTCTCTTGTGACAATAATGAGATAAGATACTGGAGTATTAAAAACGATGGTTGTGCTGGGGTTTACAAG GGTGGCGTAACTCAGATGAGATTTCAACCTCGTTTGGGAAGGCTTCTTGCAGCTGCAGTAGATAATCTCATTTCCATTATTGATGTAGAAACCCTCGGTTGCACACTCAAATTACAG GGCCATAATAACCTTGTCCGTTCGGTTTGCTGGAACAGTTCTGGAAAATATCTAGCATCTCTTAGTGATGATCTTGTTAGGGTATGGACAGTTGGATCAAGTAGCAAAGGGGAGTGCATTCATGAACTCAATGCATCCAGGAACAAATTCAACACCTGTGCCTTCCACCCCTTCTATCCTTTTCTGATCATTGGCTGCAATGAA GCAATTGAGCTGTGGGACTTTGTTCAGAACAAGACATTGACACTGGCTGCTCATGAAAAGCTTGTATCATCCTTGGCAGTATCTAGTGTTAATGGTTTGGTTGCTTCAACTAGTCATGACAAGCATTTCAAGATCTGGAACTGA